The genomic interval ctattttgggtttttagtGCGTTCACGTGAATGGCACATCGACCTCATCTACGATCTATCGAGTGGTCCCACCCCACTCAGGTAGGTAGTGGACAAAGTCTTGACTTTTGTCTAGTTCACCTTATGTGAACAATCATCAAAGCTGCGTGAGTGGCACTTTGGCCTCACCCACGATTGTTATAAGAGCTCTTATGCTTAGGATCGTTCTCATCCTTAGCTTACATCAtgaaaatataacattttcaTAAAGCATCATCATACTTAGCCCATAGTGTATATGGCTATCTCAACACACATCTCAGGGCATGCATTTCATAACCTCATAAATCACTTACATGCTTAGCCTATAATGTATATGACTATCTCAACACATGCATCTCATGACATACATTTCATAACCTTATATTCATAACCTCATAAATCACTTACATGCTTAGCTTATAGTGTATTAGATTATCTCAACACATACATCTTGTGGCATACATTTCATAACCTCATAAATCACTTACATGCTTAGCCCATAGTGTACATGATATGCTTGACACATACATCTCATGGCATACATGTTACAATCTCATGAATGGAACTCATGCATCCAACATTCTTAACATGTTATAGTGTATCCAACATGTGCGGAATAACTTTCATACATTAACCATAGAAATATCTCGTATCCATACTAATCTTAAGGCCGAAGTGATTGAGTGGACTACAAACATAAAAGGGTTTGTCCccccttgttgaaaactagTACATAGTAGCAATTTACATACATAGTAGATTCataaacaatttgaaaatcattatgtcacacatattataatcattaTCAAATCAAGTCATTTGAACATTTCCTTGAAAACTTCATGAAACCTTGTAATTCAAATCCTTTAATAAACCATTTATGGAAATAAGTTTTCAATATGCTTAAGCGACCATTTCCATAAAAATCATGCTAactttacatattaaaatacttgaaaaggtgtatccactcacctaaTTGGAGAGTCGATTCCTAGCTCTAATCACAACTCCGTTTTGATGTTATTCGTGGAGTTTTCAAGTGTTCCTATCATATAACAATTATCACAATCAtttcctagaataaaatctGTAATAATCATTTTAGGTACTTTTGAAACTACTCGCTTTTAGGTAACCTAATTTTCTAGCGAAAACCCATGCTTAGAAACCCATAAATCTTTCATCTTTACCTTAAGTAAGCTTAGATACTTAAGAAAATCACAAAGCCTTTAAGATTTGATCACCAACAGAAAATCTGGAcaacaaaatcatatttttagaAACTAGAAATCAAGATTTAAAGTTTTCAAAGCTTAAAAATGTTACATTTTCATAACAACTCAAAATCACATCATTTTATcgtaaaaaattaagatttaagttaaaaatgAGTTGGAAGCGCTTAAAAGTGTGGGTTTTACCTTGCAAAGGTGGCTGAAGGTTGCCAACCCTTGAAAAATGGGATATATTTATAAACTAGGGTGTAAAAATAcctttttaccctttttatttttttgaaatcaacaaaatgtatcgatacattaggccatgtatcaatacattttgttttgggaaaaatgtatcgatacattatgaacatgtattgatacatgttcatcagaAACCCTTTCTGGactaaatgtatcaatacatcatGAACATATATCGATATATTTGAGACAGAGTGCAATTTCTAAAGCAGATTGCCTATAAAAACCTACCCaacttatttacattaaataccaTTTAAGTAAACGTCCTCTTTACCTTTTActctccatttacttaagatatttaatgtaaattatcaAACAACTCTTcatttggattcaataaaaatatcaacaaaatcaaaatccaaaagaatcaaaatcaaatttcagtttcaataacaaaatcaaaaagttcgactgaaattaaatttatggCTCCCATTGCCATAGCAACGTAttccaaaaaatttgaaaaaatcatttttagttaTCTAAAAATCAAAGGAATCATTGctgtcattttttattttcaaaagattgttttataaaaatcacatattttgaccccttccaaacttagaaaatttCTACTTCAAAAGTCTCAGTAAATTCTTTTGAAGGTTAAAACTAAGTTTGATGTTCAAAATATGTAATCTATATGCTCACTTAAGGATTTCCTAACTTATCCTTTTACTCAATGTGGGATTTCACAACTTCAAGTAACTTAAATCCTTCAGGAattttcatatagatatcGATATCAAGAGAGTCATATAAATAAGTTGCAGCTACATTTATTAGACgcatttcaatcttcttataTATTGCTCGACTAATTAAACATAGAAATATAATTGTATTCACCGCAAGAGAATATGTAATCTCATAATCAGTATTAGGTTTTTGGGTAACACCTTGTGTGACAAGTCGTGCTTTATATCTCAcaatctcatttttctcatttcgtTTTTGCACAAATACCCATTTAGATTTCACTAGTTTTACACCATTTGTTGTATGGATTACaggttcaaaattttcacatcTTGCAATTAAAGTCAATTCCACCTTGATTGCGTCTTTCTACATTGGCCAATCATTAGTTGGTTTAAaatcctcattttttttataacattgAGCATTACATTATATGCAAAAATATCGTCAACGTTTATTTAATTTCGATTTCATCTTTTCTTATCATGATATAATTTATTGAGATCTCTTCATTGtcaattttatcaattatattAAGGGTCTCTTTTAGAGTTTTTGTTTCCTCTTTCTTACCATCTTTTATATTTGCGCCTTTTTTGTTCGAGGATTTCTTTGGAATTGATTGGTATCCCACGCTTCTGATGTGCTTTATCCTACAgggacatcaattataatagaAGCATTTGCAATTGGTATATAAGATTTAGTATTCTATTTAAGTCAATAAATACGTTTGGCAACtgatttactatattttgcaaataaattatttttttaacttcaagTTCACATTAATTCGTGTGAGGATCAAAACTTAttgttaataaatattttattgttatgaATTATGATCAACCTCTAAGAGGATGGGgtaatttaccttttctttttttcatattgcttatcttaataaatatcttattgttatgaaatataatttgaaaGAATAACTATGAGAGAAAGTATATAAAATGAGTAAGaagatcttattcaagtatatatttacaaataaagtGAAGAGCCTATTTGTAGGCTAATAACCCATTACATCTTAATCTTAATCTAATTCAATCTATATCTAAATCTAGATACATATAATCAAATCTAAGAGTTTTAAATTAGATTCACTTCTTGTGTCTATCCTATTACACTATTTAACTTGGTCTAAATTTCTAAAGTCATAACATAGGCCATTCAcacatatatttataacaCGTAtgacttttttctttatcttcatTTTAAGTTCATGTGTTAAGCAATATCTCCTTCAATAAAACTAGTGAATAATGTTAAATTTGTAAGAAAATGAGTATAaccataaatttttaattattgagaTGCATGTGTCATGTAGCTAAAGAAGGAAGATTGTCTTCCAATGTACATCTACTTCTTCCTCTTTTGTCCTATCATTAATTTTGTTGTGGCCTAAATGATATTACTAAATGCTTAGGATCATCATACACTACTTTCAAATATTAGACATATTTTACTTAGGAGTATTTATTAGGTATGATGTTGTGGGTTTCGGGGAagtaaaacttttttaaaaaacttttcaattttacctatttcttttaatgtagATAAATCATATATCTAAGATGAGTAAAATTGGACTGGACCAATAACCCGAATGAATTTAATgtaatttagataaaatagtttgaTCCAATTAATCCATTTAGTTTATTGATCCAAAAAATTTGATCTAATCTATTTATTTGGTCGATTCacaatcttaaaatttttagatcaAACCAATCGAAatcaaacttaatattttatatatattatatttatataaatatatattttcctatttaTTACTTACTAAGTTATTGTCGGAGTGCCAATAATGAGTAACCCTCTATTTGATAGCTTATCACTTATGTAGGTTGTCTTATTATGTggatattaattttattaattttattatattgaatgTTAAATGTTAAAGCTTAGAGGTTAGAATACTTTGAATGTTAATTTTATGGTTTATgtgaaataacaaaaatattgtGATTTATGTAAGCAAAAGgataaatattatgtttagattatttatatattttataatttttgaatgaaaatttataaattttaatattataatttataaaagataaaagtgataaaattttaatttttttaattcaaaattaaacgatcaaaccaatttgatatttgatcGGTTTAGTCATCTCTTTAAATTTGGTCAATTCGatcaattttctaaaaatattaaaccCATTCGATCTTTAATTATGACGAAATAAACCGAACAACCAACTGAACCGATCAATTTAAGTTTTAGGGTTAATTTTGGAATACCATTACTGATTTGTTTCAtagggaaaaaataaaaaagaaatgaaatcacagaaactttaaaaaaatggtTGAGATAAGTGAAAGTGGGATAGCGGGCTCCATAAAACTCAGGTGGCTGGCAAGATCTCAAATCTAAAGTCTGTAACGATGGCGTTATGCTTTCGGTTTTAACTTTTGAGCAAGGGAAATTCAGTCATcaatctccctttttttttgttttgttttctcaaTCTATTCTTGTTAAAGGTTAAGAATGGCAACTCCCAAAGCCCTGAAGTCGAAACCAAGGTTGAGATCCCCGATTCCCATCATGATTTTGGTGTGCATAACTGCCAttgcatttcttttcttgttttcatcTATGGATTCCACAAATGGGTTTTCATTCAGCTCTCCTAAAGCCAAAACCCGTTTGAGAAAGAATGCAAGGCAGCACTCTCTGCATGACAAGTATTTGTACTGGGGTGACCGAATTGATTGCCCTGGAAAGCATTGCGACTCATGCGAAGGCTTGGGCCACCAAGAATCTAGCCTCAGGTGTGCTCTTGAAGAAGCCATCTTCTTGAACAGGTAATCAACTgcctttctccttttttttttttttctgattttcattttatcagCTGACTAAGCTAAATTTAGTACATCTACTAGTAATTCACTAGACTAGAATCCTTGCTCTTTCTaccctttttatttaaatgaaaaaggaaagaacaagGGGCAAATCATTCATGTATTAGGATATTAAATTTGGAACAGGGGCAATGCCATCTACTCAGAAATGAATGTTTTCATCTCAGTATTTAGTCATCAATGTAGCTATATATTTTCACTTGTGCTTAATGTGATTGTGAAGCTTGGGACTGATGGTTCTTGGTGGAAGAGCTTGGTGAACAAACAGTGAATTTTAAACAAATAGAAATTACTCCAATATTGTAGAATTTTAAGATGTTGATAAGTGCCATCATTTTCTGTCTCATTTTTGTTGTTATGTACATGGTGATACAATGCAATAGTATATTCTTTCTCCTATGAGTTATTGTTCAATGGAATGAAGAGTCAAGTTTTGATTTggacaaaaggtaaaaaagaAGAGTCAGTTTTGATCTATAACCTGTAGTTCAAGGCTAATTTAGCATTCTTAGTGTTacatttggattttttttttttacagtaCATTCAGTGAAAAATGcaactttttaatgatttcctCTGGTGATCTGTTTCCTATTGCAGAACTTTTGTTATGCCTTCCAGAATGTGTATTAATCCAATACACAATAACAAGGGAATCCTCCATAATCTTGCCAATGCAACTGCAGAGgaaaggttatttttatgaagTTTTTTCCTTTCAGTGAACTATATAACTGTTATTGttactatttattttattttttgcaaatgTTGTTTTTCTGCTTGGTATTTATAATCCTACAGCAAGATTTATGTGAAGTTGAAGCATCAATTTGGCTTATTCATGTAAGGTTAACAGTGAAGAAGAGAGCTATAAAATCTAaactttcttttctcatttggCAGGTGGGCTGCAAGCTCTTGTGCCATGGATTCTTTATATGATCTTGACCTAATATCTGAAACTGTACCTGCGATCTTAGACAATTCAAATGTATGGCATCTGATACTATCAACAAGTATGAAGTTGGGAGCCAGAGGGGTCGCCCATGTGGAAGGACTTAAGCGGGTGGATCTCAAAGAGGATAGTCGCTACTCAAATCTCTTGCTCATTAACCGCACTGCTAGCCCTTTGTCATGGTACTTCATGGTACTTGATTCCATATTAagtaattgattggcttattctcttttt from Theobroma cacao cultivar B97-61/B2 chromosome 5, Criollo_cocoa_genome_V2, whole genome shotgun sequence carries:
- the LOC18598658 gene encoding uncharacterized protein LOC18598658; the encoded protein is MATPKALKSKPRLRSPIPIMILVCITAIAFLFLFSSMDSTNGFSFSSPKAKTRLRKNARQHSLHDKYLYWGDRIDCPGKHCDSCEGLGHQESSLRCALEEAIFLNRTFVMPSRMCINPIHNNKGILHNLANATAEERWAASSCAMDSLYDLDLISETVPAILDNSNVWHLILSTSMKLGARGVAHVEGLKRVDLKEDSRYSNLLLINRTASPLSWFMECKDRNNRSAVMLPYSFLPSMAAEKLRNAADQIKTLLGDYYAIHVRRGDKIKTRKDRYGVERSLHPHLDRDTRAEFILRRIQKWVPAGRTLFIASNERTPGFFSPLSVRYKLAYSSNYSQILDPLIENNYQLFMIERLILMGAKTFIKTFKEDDTDLSLTDDPKKNTKMWQIPVYTLDGEGS